From one Rhodovulum sp. ES.010 genomic stretch:
- a CDS encoding NlpC/P60 family protein, whose product MTPADPDQVIAAAHAWLGTPYHDQASLRGVGCDCLGLARGIWREVVGPEPFPIPPYSRDWGETGPREILAEGARRMMIEVSPTEAGPGALVLFRMIPRAIAKHVGILTGPDSFLHAYERLGVIEEPLTQSWRRRIAFAFLFPDGV is encoded by the coding sequence GTGACGCCGGCCGATCCGGATCAAGTCATTGCTGCGGCGCACGCCTGGCTCGGAACGCCGTATCACGACCAGGCGAGCCTGCGCGGCGTCGGCTGCGACTGCCTCGGTCTCGCCCGGGGCATATGGCGCGAGGTCGTCGGCCCCGAGCCGTTTCCGATCCCGCCTTACAGCCGCGACTGGGGCGAGACGGGGCCGCGCGAGATTCTGGCCGAAGGCGCGCGGCGCATGATGATCGAGGTGTCGCCCACCGAGGCCGGGCCCGGGGCGCTGGTGCTGTTCCGCATGATACCCCGCGCCATCGCCAAGCATGTCGGGATCCTGACCGGCCCAGACAGCTTCCTCCATGCCTATGAGCGGCTCGGCGTGATCGAGGAACCGCTCACCCAATCCTGGCGGCGGCGCATCGCCTTCGCCTTCCTGTTTCCTGACGGGGTCTGA
- a CDS encoding HNH endonuclease signature motif containing protein, with amino-acid sequence MNELSRTAPRIEPALLRDLIHYDPDTGQFTWKARRPTHFTHCKRDPAWVCRIWNAKYEGQPAFGRREHGYIAGRVFGAHVYAHQVAFAIMTGQWPEAQIDHVNGRRSDNRWRNLRPTDPAENARNTAISRSNSSGVVGVSWNREKRRWWAYIYPEKGRRHLLGSFRSKADAVAVRKAAERHYGYHQNHGRKPAS; translated from the coding sequence ATGAACGAGCTCAGCAGAACGGCGCCACGAATTGAGCCGGCGCTTCTACGTGACCTCATTCACTACGATCCCGATACCGGCCAGTTTACATGGAAGGCACGACGGCCAACGCATTTCACACATTGCAAACGCGACCCGGCGTGGGTCTGCCGGATCTGGAACGCCAAGTACGAAGGTCAGCCGGCATTCGGTCGCCGCGAACACGGATACATCGCTGGCCGCGTTTTCGGTGCTCATGTGTACGCCCACCAAGTGGCGTTCGCGATCATGACCGGGCAATGGCCAGAGGCGCAGATCGACCACGTCAATGGCCGGCGCAGTGACAATCGATGGCGGAACCTGCGCCCTACCGATCCCGCAGAGAATGCGCGGAACACTGCGATATCGCGCAGCAACAGCTCGGGCGTCGTTGGCGTGAGCTGGAACAGGGAGAAGCGCCGCTGGTGGGCATACATCTACCCTGAGAAAGGGCGCCGCCACTTGCTGGGGAGCTTTCGATCAAAAGCCGACGCGGTGGCCGTGCGCAAAGCTGCGGAGAGGCACTATGGATATCATCAAAATCATGGCCGCAAGCCTGCTTCTTAG
- a CDS encoding phage tail tape measure C-terminal domain-containing protein produces MAEKRVSVRLAAVGGRQVRAELEGVGEAGSRGFGRLSREMEAANARLAAFSRRVRVAAAAAVAAATAAGVAMVRSGLQTVDAQAKLAQSLGTTVASIQTLERAGELAGVSMSGIEQATKDLTRRLSQAAAGTGPAADAFDRLGLSANELIALPLDQRVGAINAAIESFVPAAERAAVAGQLFGEEGSIAMSRIDTATLRQATEDVLAFGVVVSEQDAEQIERTNDAISRLGLIWRGLSNQLAVAAAPALEAVADAMAAVASRTGPLGIAIRGLLGNIGRLTTYAATFAAFLAGRWVAGMAAAALSVRGLATALVVLRGALIRTGIGALIVGAGELVYQFTRLVSGAGGFGEAMSLLKDLAVEVWDRIKMGAAAAGAAATAMFFDLKADAASGMQSAIESVVGFGNTAANTFEGAYEAIKAIWGLLPAAIGDLAFQAANSLVDGVEAMLNGVVSRINGFIGGINQGLEALGSERRISLVPDLDLGEIENRFEGAASAATTAAQAAFDQAFEDNPLTAPDLGLTDAAARALESANVYRGAARDLAEGARAPLESWQALRDAVRGTDDDGADALAEATAAAERFETALDGAGQAASDAGAAAGAAVTAAEPNVEPAVTSWQAVTAALSDYASKAREIGGDIGQSLVGAFQSAENAVGQFVKTGKLNFRDLVTSLLADLAQLAARRFILGPIANALSGVFAGAGGIFANVLHAGGMVGSAGPARMVPAMAFAAAPRMHSGGMAGLRHDEVPAILQRGERVLSRREAQSYGTGGGVNVTIMARDAESFRQSRTQVAADIARAVSLGRRGM; encoded by the coding sequence ATGGCTGAAAAGCGTGTGTCCGTCCGCCTCGCCGCGGTCGGCGGGCGACAGGTGCGCGCCGAACTGGAAGGCGTCGGCGAGGCCGGATCGCGCGGCTTCGGACGGCTCAGCCGGGAGATGGAGGCGGCCAATGCCCGGCTGGCGGCGTTCTCGCGGCGGGTGCGGGTGGCCGCCGCTGCAGCAGTGGCCGCTGCCACCGCCGCTGGCGTGGCGATGGTCCGGTCCGGTCTGCAGACGGTGGATGCGCAGGCCAAACTCGCGCAGTCGCTCGGCACCACCGTCGCCTCGATCCAGACGCTGGAGCGCGCGGGCGAACTGGCGGGCGTGTCGATGTCCGGCATCGAACAGGCCACCAAGGATCTGACGCGTCGTCTCAGCCAGGCGGCGGCCGGGACCGGCCCGGCTGCCGACGCGTTCGACCGGCTCGGGCTGTCGGCCAACGAACTGATCGCGCTGCCGCTGGACCAGCGTGTGGGTGCGATCAACGCGGCCATCGAGAGCTTCGTGCCTGCCGCCGAGCGCGCGGCCGTCGCGGGGCAGCTCTTCGGCGAGGAAGGCTCCATCGCCATGTCGCGGATCGACACCGCGACGCTGCGCCAGGCGACCGAGGACGTCCTCGCCTTCGGGGTTGTCGTCTCGGAGCAGGATGCCGAGCAGATCGAACGAACGAACGACGCCATCTCCCGGCTCGGGCTCATCTGGCGCGGGCTGTCGAACCAGTTGGCCGTTGCCGCGGCTCCGGCGCTGGAAGCGGTCGCGGATGCCATGGCAGCGGTCGCCAGCCGCACCGGGCCGCTCGGCATCGCCATCCGCGGCCTCTTAGGCAACATCGGTCGCCTGACCACCTACGCCGCCACTTTCGCGGCCTTCCTCGCGGGACGTTGGGTCGCCGGCATGGCCGCTGCGGCGCTCTCCGTGCGCGGCCTCGCCACGGCGCTGGTCGTCCTGCGCGGCGCGCTGATCCGGACCGGCATCGGCGCGCTGATCGTCGGCGCGGGCGAGCTCGTCTACCAGTTCACCCGGCTCGTCTCCGGTGCGGGTGGGTTCGGCGAAGCGATGTCGCTCCTGAAGGACCTGGCGGTAGAGGTCTGGGATCGGATCAAGATGGGTGCTGCTGCGGCTGGCGCAGCCGCCACGGCGATGTTCTTCGACCTGAAGGCCGACGCCGCGTCAGGCATGCAGAGCGCCATCGAGAGCGTGGTCGGTTTCGGGAATACGGCGGCGAACACCTTCGAGGGCGCCTACGAGGCGATCAAGGCGATCTGGGGTCTGCTGCCCGCGGCCATCGGCGATCTGGCCTTCCAGGCGGCGAACAGCCTGGTCGACGGCGTCGAGGCGATGCTGAACGGCGTGGTCTCGCGCATCAACGGCTTCATCGGCGGCATCAACCAGGGGCTGGAAGCGCTCGGGTCCGAGCGGCGTATCTCGCTGGTGCCCGACCTCGACCTTGGCGAGATCGAGAACCGCTTCGAGGGTGCGGCCAGCGCTGCCACGACAGCTGCGCAGGCGGCGTTCGATCAGGCCTTCGAAGACAACCCGCTCACCGCGCCCGATCTCGGGCTCACGGACGCGGCCGCCCGGGCGCTGGAGTCCGCGAATGTCTACCGTGGCGCGGCGCGCGATCTAGCGGAAGGTGCCCGCGCGCCCCTCGAAAGCTGGCAGGCGCTGCGGGATGCGGTGCGCGGCACTGACGACGACGGCGCCGATGCGCTGGCCGAGGCCACGGCCGCGGCAGAGCGGTTCGAGACCGCGCTCGACGGCGCCGGGCAGGCCGCGTCCGATGCCGGCGCTGCCGCAGGCGCGGCGGTGACTGCGGCCGAGCCCAACGTCGAGCCGGCGGTCACCAGCTGGCAGGCGGTCACCGCCGCGCTGTCGGACTACGCCAGCAAGGCGCGAGAGATTGGCGGCGACATCGGACAGAGCCTCGTCGGCGCCTTCCAGTCGGCCGAGAACGCGGTGGGCCAGTTCGTGAAGACCGGCAAGCTGAACTTCCGCGACCTGGTCACCTCGCTGCTGGCCGATCTCGCCCAGCTCGCGGCGCGGCGGTTCATCCTCGGGCCGATCGCCAATGCGCTCTCCGGCGTGTTCGCTGGTGCGGGCGGCATTTTCGCAAACGTCCTGCATGCGGGCGGGATGGTGGGGTCCGCGGGGCCCGCGCGCATGGTGCCCGCCATGGCCTTCGCCGCCGCACCGCGGATGCATTCAGGCGGCATGGCGGGGCTACGCCACGACGAAGTCCCCGCGATCCTGCAACGCGGCGAACGGGTGCTGTCGCGGCGTGAGGCGCAGAGCTACGGCACGGGTGGTGGCGTCAACGTCACCATCATGGCCCGCGACGCCGAGAGCTTCCGCCAATCCCGCACGCAGGTCGCCGCGGACATCGCCCGTGCGGTTTCGCTCGGGCGGAGGGGTATGTGA
- a CDS encoding DUF2163 domain-containing protein has product MKSLSPALQSHLDEGTTTLAWCWRITRADGVTFGFTDHDRRLGFDGTDFEPESGLTASEVRSGSDLSVDAQDAEGVLTSDRITETDILDGRWDNAEVEVWRVNWADTGQRVLMRRGAIGQIRRGRLAFVAEVRSLAHVLGQTVGRTFQATCDAALGDARCGVDLENTAFKGTGAVIDLLRDRAFTASGLGGFEAGWFTFGTVEWTSGANAGRRAEVLGHDVTDGVAILTLLEAPVRAIAEGDAFTIRAGCDKRIETCGAKFANTANFRGFPHIPGQDTILRYATKDGGHDGGVL; this is encoded by the coding sequence ATGAAATCCCTCTCGCCCGCGCTGCAGTCCCATCTCGACGAGGGCACGACGACACTTGCCTGGTGCTGGCGGATCACGCGGGCCGATGGCGTCACCTTTGGCTTCACCGATCACGACCGGAGGCTCGGCTTCGACGGCACGGACTTCGAGCCGGAGAGCGGGCTGACCGCGTCCGAGGTTCGCTCGGGCTCGGACCTGTCGGTAGATGCGCAGGACGCCGAGGGCGTGCTGACCTCGGACCGGATCACCGAGACCGACATCCTCGATGGCCGCTGGGACAACGCCGAGGTCGAGGTCTGGCGGGTGAACTGGGCCGACACCGGCCAGCGCGTGCTGATGCGCCGCGGGGCCATCGGTCAGATCCGGCGCGGGCGGCTCGCCTTCGTCGCCGAGGTCCGTTCGCTTGCCCATGTGCTGGGCCAGACGGTCGGGCGAACCTTCCAGGCGACCTGCGACGCCGCGTTGGGGGATGCGCGCTGCGGTGTCGATCTGGAGAACACGGCGTTCAAGGGCACCGGCGCCGTCATCGATCTACTGCGCGACCGCGCCTTCACCGCATCGGGGCTCGGCGGGTTCGAGGCCGGCTGGTTCACCTTCGGGACGGTCGAGTGGACCAGCGGCGCGAACGCCGGGCGTCGCGCGGAAGTGCTGGGCCACGACGTCACGGATGGCGTGGCCATCCTGACCCTGCTCGAGGCGCCGGTGCGCGCGATCGCCGAGGGTGACGCATTCACCATCCGCGCGGGCTGCGACAAGCGGATCGAGACCTGCGGCGCCAAGTTCGCCAATACCGCTAACTTCCGAGGCTTCCCGCACATCCCCGGACAGGACACGATCCTGCGCTACGCGACCAAGGACGGCGGCCACGACGGGGGCGTTCTGTGA
- a CDS encoding DUF2793 domain-containing protein, producing MSDATTHLLLPYILAAQAQKHVTHNEALRLLDGLVQLSVLDRDLTAPPPSPADGDRYIVASGATGDWAGWDLNVALWTDGAWLRLPPRTGWRAWVEDEGLLLVYDGASWIGTTPDALQNLALLGLGTTADVSNPFSAKLNAALWTAKTVAEGGTGDLFYTMNKEAAGDDLGLTLQTNFVTKALVGLFGSDRFRLAVSADGSTFFDGLSVDNATGIVDQPRLPRFKAYTNYDNYVGVGTWTKIAINNTDYNDQSAFDAANNRFVAPVDGTYLFGATFMYKVNASTSARMSGRLVLNGTTEIRGSRGEISGAHVSEATALWLQTMVSLTVGDTVELQGNFRAADGYFAADQTSFWGAKMG from the coding sequence ATGTCCGATGCCACGACCCATCTGCTGCTGCCCTACATCCTGGCGGCGCAGGCCCAGAAGCACGTCACCCACAACGAGGCGCTGCGACTGCTCGACGGGCTTGTCCAGCTCTCGGTTCTCGACCGCGACCTGACCGCGCCGCCTCCCAGCCCCGCCGATGGCGACCGCTACATCGTCGCCTCGGGCGCGACTGGCGACTGGGCGGGCTGGGACCTGAACGTCGCGCTCTGGACGGACGGCGCCTGGCTCCGCCTGCCGCCGCGCACCGGCTGGCGGGCGTGGGTCGAGGACGAGGGCCTGCTGCTGGTCTATGATGGCGCGAGCTGGATCGGCACCACGCCAGACGCGCTGCAGAACCTCGCGCTGCTGGGGCTTGGGACCACCGCGGATGTGTCGAATCCGTTCTCGGCCAAGCTGAACGCCGCGCTCTGGACGGCGAAGACCGTGGCCGAGGGTGGCACCGGCGATCTGTTCTACACCATGAACAAGGAGGCCGCAGGCGACGATCTGGGCCTGACGCTCCAGACCAACTTCGTCACCAAGGCGCTGGTTGGACTGTTCGGCTCGGACCGGTTCCGCCTCGCGGTTTCCGCCGATGGCAGCACCTTCTTCGACGGGCTGAGCGTCGACAACGCCACCGGCATAGTCGACCAGCCGCGGCTGCCGCGGTTCAAGGCGTACACGAACTACGACAATTACGTCGGCGTCGGGACCTGGACGAAGATCGCCATCAACAACACCGACTACAACGATCAGAGCGCCTTCGACGCAGCGAACAACCGCTTCGTGGCCCCGGTGGACGGCACCTACCTCTTCGGCGCGACGTTCATGTACAAGGTGAACGCCAGCACGTCGGCGCGGATGAGCGGGCGGCTCGTGCTGAACGGCACGACCGAGATCCGCGGCTCACGAGGCGAGATCAGCGGGGCGCATGTCTCCGAGGCGACGGCGCTCTGGCTTCAGACGATGGTGTCGCTCACCGTCGGTGACACCGTCGAGTTGCAGGGCAACTTCCGCGCCGCAGACGGGTATT
- a CDS encoding lysozyme, translating to MALVRHEGLVPGPYLDVKQVWTFGIGHTTAAGPPDPATMPRGMPADLGAGIREAFRVFRADLARYEAAVQRAVEVPLAPHEFDALVSFHYNTGGIAKAALTRHLNAGNLVAAADAFLNWRRPAAIIPRREAERDLFRHGRYPGGTIPVWSVDHTGRVDFSRPIRRLTEDEALALLRRPPTPRPPVLDPEPDMPTGWLARLAAFFSTLIRRA from the coding sequence TTGGCCCTCGTCCGGCACGAAGGACTCGTGCCCGGGCCCTATCTCGATGTGAAACAGGTCTGGACCTTCGGCATCGGCCACACGACCGCGGCTGGGCCGCCTGATCCCGCCACCATGCCGCGCGGCATGCCCGCCGATCTCGGCGCCGGGATCCGCGAGGCGTTCCGGGTCTTCCGGGCCGACCTCGCGCGCTACGAGGCTGCCGTCCAGCGGGCCGTGGAGGTGCCACTGGCGCCGCACGAGTTCGATGCGCTGGTTTCGTTCCATTACAACACCGGCGGCATCGCAAAGGCCGCGCTGACCCGGCACCTCAATGCCGGCAATCTCGTTGCAGCCGCCGACGCGTTTCTCAACTGGCGGCGACCGGCCGCGATCATTCCGCGCCGGGAGGCCGAGCGCGATCTGTTCCGGCATGGCCGCTATCCTGGCGGCACGATCCCGGTCTGGTCCGTAGATCACACGGGCCGCGTCGATTTCTCCCGGCCGATCCGTCGCCTGACCGAGGATGAGGCGCTGGCCCTGCTACGGCGACCTCCGACACCGCGGCCGCCGGTCCTCGATCCCGAACCCGATATGCCGACCGGCTGGCTCGCGCGGCTGGCCGCCTTCTTCTCCACCCTGATCCGGAGGGCCTGA
- a CDS encoding glycoside hydrolase TIM-barrel-like domain-containing protein, which translates to MATLVLGAAGAAIGGSIGGAILGVSAATIGGFVGSTIGSVVDSWIVSSLAPTQRIEGPRLDSLRITSSTEGAVIPRVYGRMRMGGNVIWATDFREETKTTTQGGGKGGGGGGKVKTTEYLYYASFAVALCEGPITGIGRIWADGKLLDTAGITWRWYPGDESQTADPFIAAKMGAANTPAYRGTAYVVFEDLPLGNYGNRLPQLSFEVFRPLANPDTAEGLTQAVTMIPASGEFTYATQGIRKGSGGAQIPENLNALSDTADMVVALDRLQAMAPKVESVSLVVAWFGNDLRVGDCAIRPGVEVSAKTTSPQTWSVNGVSRAAAHLVSRDDQDRPVYGGTPADFAVVQAIKEMKARGLRVTFYPFILMDVPPGNTLSNPYSDNAAETGQPAFPWRGRITCSPAAGYAGSVDKTATAASQVAAFFGSASPSDFAVSGETVSWTGAPGDWGLRRMVLHYAFLCAAAGGVDAFLIGTEMRGLTTIRSGASAYPAVQAFRDLAADVRSILGAGTAISYAADWSEYFGHQPGDGSGDVFFHLDPLWADGNVDFIGIDNYMPLSDWRDGFEHADAAEGWPAIYDRAYLQANIAGGEGFDWFYSSAADRSAQVRSAIMDGTAGKPWVFRYKDLRSWWSNPHYDRPGGVESGTPTAWAPESKPIWFTELGCPAIDRGSNQPNVFFDPKSSESFVPYFSRGWRDDAIQRAYLEATYLWWGDAANNPLSSVYGGRMVHVPECAAWTWDARPYPFFPALTDVWTDGGNWRLGHWLTGRLGAVSLAALVRHLCLRAGLPENRIDVTGLWGAVEGYAIGALESPRASITTLARHFGFDAVETEGVIRFVMRGRAAVATVSPDDLVAPREGDVLELTRGQETELPQALKWQVARADEDYEAAQVEARRITVDTTRIASESFPMAVPPEEAERRCRRALMEAWTGRESAVFRLPPSRLALDPADVVSFVHGGRAVPLRFISIADADARGIEAVRQDREAYDLPPGAPRPSALSQAVVFGAPEAVLLDLPQLTEDQPAHRPFAAAHGVPWPGEIAVFRSPSSDGFELLTSFGTRARIGALVSDFYAGPTSRFDLGNVLVVDLLSGTLESVTDLTLFGGANALAVESAPGVWEIVQAGAAELLAPGRYRLTRLLRGQRGTEGAMGNPAPAGARVVVLDDSLASLPIAEADVGIPWNWRIGPASRPVSDETYVAQAFTPQGVGLRPFSVAHVVQPWRSPRTPGDLTIRWTRRSRALSADSWGAVDAPFAEELESYEVEILDGATVKRVLSTSTTSALYTTAQQTADWGGPLGPGDTLDIRIFQLSALVGRGALETITLSF; encoded by the coding sequence GTGGCAACGCTCGTTCTCGGTGCCGCTGGCGCCGCCATTGGCGGCAGCATCGGCGGCGCCATCCTCGGCGTGAGTGCCGCGACCATCGGCGGCTTCGTCGGCTCGACAATCGGCTCGGTTGTCGACAGCTGGATCGTGTCCTCGCTCGCGCCGACCCAGCGGATCGAGGGGCCGCGACTCGATTCCTTACGGATCACGTCTTCGACCGAGGGCGCCGTCATCCCGCGCGTCTACGGCCGCATGCGCATGGGCGGCAACGTGATCTGGGCGACCGACTTCCGCGAGGAGACCAAGACCACCACGCAGGGCGGCGGCAAGGGCGGCGGGGGCGGCGGCAAGGTCAAGACGACCGAGTATCTCTACTACGCGAGCTTCGCGGTTGCGCTCTGTGAGGGCCCGATCACTGGCATTGGGCGCATCTGGGCGGACGGCAAGCTCCTCGACACCGCCGGGATCACCTGGCGCTGGTATCCGGGCGATGAGAGCCAGACCGCGGACCCGTTCATCGCCGCCAAGATGGGCGCGGCCAACACCCCGGCCTATCGCGGCACGGCCTATGTGGTCTTCGAGGACCTGCCGCTGGGCAATTACGGCAACCGGCTGCCGCAGCTCTCCTTCGAGGTATTCCGCCCGCTCGCCAATCCCGACACTGCCGAGGGGCTGACGCAGGCGGTCACGATGATCCCGGCCTCGGGCGAGTTCACCTACGCGACGCAGGGCATCCGCAAGGGCAGCGGCGGCGCGCAGATCCCCGAGAACTTGAACGCGCTCTCGGACACCGCCGACATGGTGGTGGCGCTCGACCGGCTGCAGGCCATGGCGCCGAAGGTGGAGAGCGTCAGTCTCGTGGTCGCCTGGTTCGGGAACGACCTCCGCGTGGGCGACTGCGCGATCCGCCCGGGCGTCGAAGTCTCGGCGAAGACCACGAGCCCGCAGACCTGGTCCGTCAATGGCGTCTCGCGCGCCGCCGCGCACCTGGTCAGCCGCGATGACCAGGACCGGCCGGTCTATGGCGGCACGCCGGCCGACTTCGCTGTGGTGCAGGCGATCAAGGAGATGAAGGCCCGCGGGCTGCGGGTGACCTTCTACCCTTTCATCCTGATGGACGTCCCGCCCGGCAACACGCTGTCGAACCCATACTCCGACAACGCCGCCGAGACAGGTCAGCCCGCGTTCCCCTGGCGCGGCCGGATCACCTGCTCGCCCGCGGCGGGCTATGCCGGCAGCGTCGACAAGACCGCCACAGCCGCAAGCCAGGTCGCGGCCTTCTTCGGCAGCGCCAGCCCGTCCGACTTTGCCGTCTCGGGCGAAACCGTCTCCTGGACCGGGGCGCCGGGCGACTGGGGTCTGCGCCGCATGGTGTTGCACTACGCTTTTCTCTGCGCCGCGGCCGGCGGGGTCGACGCCTTCCTGATCGGAACCGAGATGCGCGGGCTGACCACGATCCGCTCGGGCGCCAGCGCCTATCCGGCAGTGCAGGCCTTCCGCGATCTGGCGGCCGACGTGCGCTCCATTCTCGGGGCGGGCACGGCGATCAGCTATGCAGCCGACTGGTCGGAGTATTTCGGGCACCAGCCGGGCGACGGCTCGGGCGACGTATTCTTTCACCTCGATCCGCTCTGGGCGGACGGCAACGTCGATTTCATCGGGATCGACAACTACATGCCGCTCTCCGACTGGCGCGACGGGTTCGAGCATGCCGACGCGGCTGAAGGCTGGCCCGCGATCTACGACCGGGCCTATCTGCAGGCCAACATCGCGGGCGGCGAAGGCTTCGACTGGTTCTACTCCAGCGCGGCCGACCGCTCCGCGCAGGTGCGAAGCGCGATCATGGACGGCACTGCCGGCAAGCCGTGGGTCTTCCGCTACAAGGATCTGCGCAGCTGGTGGTCGAACCCGCACTACGACCGCCCAGGTGGTGTGGAGAGCGGCACACCGACCGCATGGGCGCCCGAGTCGAAGCCGATCTGGTTCACCGAGCTCGGCTGTCCCGCCATCGACCGGGGCTCCAACCAGCCCAACGTCTTCTTTGACCCGAAATCCTCCGAGAGCTTCGTGCCCTACTTTTCCCGCGGCTGGCGGGACGACGCGATCCAGCGGGCCTATCTCGAGGCGACCTATCTCTGGTGGGGCGATGCCGCGAACAACCCGCTGTCCTCGGTCTACGGCGGCCGGATGGTGCACGTCCCCGAATGCGCCGCCTGGACCTGGGACGCGCGGCCGTACCCATTCTTCCCGGCGCTGACCGACGTCTGGACGGATGGCGGGAACTGGCGCCTCGGTCACTGGCTGACCGGACGGCTCGGGGCGGTATCGCTCGCGGCCCTTGTCCGCCATCTCTGCCTGCGCGCCGGGCTTCCCGAGAACCGGATCGACGTCACCGGGCTCTGGGGCGCGGTCGAGGGCTACGCCATCGGCGCGCTGGAAAGCCCTCGCGCCTCGATCACCACGCTCGCGCGGCATTTCGGCTTCGACGCGGTGGAGACCGAGGGTGTGATCCGGTTCGTCATGCGCGGGCGCGCAGCTGTCGCAACGGTCTCGCCAGACGATCTTGTCGCGCCCCGCGAGGGCGACGTTCTCGAGCTCACGCGCGGCCAGGAGACCGAACTGCCGCAGGCCCTGAAATGGCAGGTGGCCCGTGCCGACGAGGATTACGAGGCCGCACAGGTCGAGGCCCGGCGCATCACCGTCGATACGACCCGCATCGCGTCCGAGTCCTTCCCTATGGCGGTGCCGCCCGAGGAGGCCGAGCGCCGCTGCCGCCGCGCACTGATGGAAGCCTGGACCGGCCGCGAGAGCGCGGTCTTCCGCCTGCCTCCGTCGCGCCTCGCGCTCGACCCGGCTGATGTCGTGTCGTTTGTCCATGGCGGCCGCGCCGTCCCGCTGCGGTTCATTTCCATCGCCGATGCCGATGCGCGCGGGATCGAAGCCGTCCGCCAGGATCGGGAGGCCTATGACCTGCCGCCCGGCGCGCCGCGGCCTTCGGCGCTGTCGCAAGCCGTCGTCTTCGGCGCACCCGAGGCGGTGCTGCTCGACCTGCCGCAGCTGACCGAGGACCAGCCGGCGCACCGGCCCTTTGCAGCGGCGCATGGCGTCCCTTGGCCCGGCGAGATCGCGGTGTTCCGCAGTCCGTCGAGCGACGGCTTCGAACTGCTCACCAGCTTCGGGACACGGGCCCGGATCGGCGCGCTGGTCTCGGACTTCTACGCAGGGCCGACCTCGCGCTTCGACCTCGGCAACGTTCTGGTGGTCGATCTGCTGTCTGGCACGCTGGAGAGCGTGACCGACCTAACCCTGTTCGGCGGCGCCAACGCGCTCGCGGTCGAGAGCGCGCCCGGCGTCTGGGAGATCGTGCAGGCGGGCGCAGCGGAGTTGCTGGCGCCCGGCCGCTATCGCCTGACCCGGCTACTCCGCGGCCAGCGCGGCACGGAAGGCGCCATGGGCAATCCCGCGCCCGCTGGCGCACGGGTGGTGGTGCTCGACGACAGCCTCGCATCGCTGCCGATCGCCGAGGCGGACGTTGGCATCCCGTGGAACTGGCGCATCGGCCCGGCGAGCCGCCCGGTCAGCGACGAGACCTATGTCGCGCAAGCCTTCACGCCTCAGGGCGTGGGGCTGCGGCCGTTCTCGGTCGCCCATGTCGTGCAGCCGTGGCGCTCACCACGCACGCCAGGCGATCTGACGATCCGCTGGACGCGGCGATCCCGCGCGCTCTCCGCCGACAGCTGGGGCGCGGTCGACGCGCCGTTCGCGGAGGAATTGGAATCCTACGAGGTCGAGATCCTCGACGGCGCCACCGTGAAGCGCGTGCTGAGCACGTCCACGACCAGCGCCCTATACACCACCGCCCAGCAGACCGCCGACTGGGGCGGGCCGCTCGGGCCCGGCGACACGCTCGACATCCGTATCTTCCAGCTCTCCGCCCTCGTCGGGCGGGGCGCGCTCGAGACCATCACGCTGAGCTTCTGA
- a CDS encoding DUF2460 domain-containing protein, translating into MAFHEVRFPDNISRGARGGPERRTQIVELASGDEERNASWANSRRRYDVAYGIRRADDLSAVVAFFEARNGRLHGFRFKDWGDHKSCLPSGTPSPNDQAIGTGNGATTAFQLVKRYASGAQSWTRTIAKPVAGTVRIALGGVEQPSGGSVDTTTGIVTFNTAPSSGVAITAGFEFDVPVRFDTDALDVTLDLERLGSITTIPLLEIRR; encoded by the coding sequence ATGGCGTTTCACGAGGTCCGGTTTCCGGACAACATCAGTCGCGGCGCGCGGGGCGGGCCCGAGCGGCGCACGCAGATCGTCGAACTCGCCTCGGGCGACGAGGAACGCAACGCCAGCTGGGCCAACTCGCGTCGCCGCTACGACGTCGCCTACGGCATCCGCCGCGCGGACGATTTGTCGGCAGTGGTCGCCTTCTTCGAGGCGCGCAATGGCCGCCTGCATGGCTTCCGCTTCAAGGACTGGGGCGACCACAAGTCCTGCCTGCCCTCGGGCACGCCATCGCCGAACGACCAGGCGATCGGCACCGGCAATGGCGCGACGACCGCCTTCCAGCTGGTGAAGCGCTACGCCTCGGGCGCGCAATCCTGGACGCGCACCATCGCCAAGCCGGTGGCGGGTACCGTGCGCATTGCGCTCGGCGGGGTCGAGCAGCCCTCCGGCGGGTCGGTCGACACCACCACCGGCATCGTCACTTTCAACACCGCGCCTAGCTCCGGCGTCGCCATCACCGCGGGCTTCGAGTTCGACGTCCCGGTCCGCTTCGACACAGACGCGCTCGACGTGACGCTCGATCTCGAGCGGCTCGGCTCGATCACCACCATTCCACTTCTGGAGATCCGGCGATGA